The following nucleotide sequence is from Acyrthosiphon pisum isolate AL4f chromosome A2, pea_aphid_22Mar2018_4r6ur, whole genome shotgun sequence.
cctatacttgaaaatttctgTAAATTGTCATCTGGATATACCTGTTagcaaacgaaaaaaaaaaaattgaaaaaaagggtatttttacgcaaaaacagtttttgacaatattggttttatttttttgttgcaattaaaaaataaataacagtagggacttgaaatgttcaccaaatattcatattatcatttactagactcggtataattttcaaaatattatgttgctgCTTATAATACTGtgctatttatatattgtgtagatatttttaaatttatgagttacaatatttttgtttgtgagtcaaacttgaaaatttaatacaaggttcctcatatgttatattacagcaaatcaacaattaatattgaaaataaataggtagacaTAATTGTTGGACCCTTTCCGTTATACGTATACCACGGCAGTGATGCTCGCGTTGCCACTCACTCGCTGAGCTGCGCTCggacaaaaaatcgaaaataaccCTCGACTTGCGATCACTGACGTCCTCCCATAAAGTAGgaaatggaaatttttttttatgagcattcaAAGTTTGGCATGTTTAAAAACTTCATTTAAGTCACtgacatttgcaaattatacagaaattcataactttttaaattgtatcacCCACGGTTTGTACATTtcatacaagattcttcataagttcatttattgaaaatgaaaattaaacagATTTTGTACCGTCACAAtagtttgaagttcatattttgacgACTttgaataatagtttattttcaaccgatttttattattttgttattattgaaaaaatattgatcgtagaaatttgaaatattccattcatgcttaaattattttattctatcctcagaaatattctcaaaatatttagacaaattttaaactatatacctattacaaggCATTtgacatttaaacattttcgatttttttttacatttttccgtTTAAAGTGTTAGTAAAAATGTTGAGGCTCTGTCAATAAGTtcaaaaattcaatacaagatccctcataaattgttcttataatattaaaatgtgctaattattttgtaggtacctagtttaaaattttttttaaataaaacttgaaaatgtaatacaaggttcacCACATTAGGTAGTTcttattgaaagaaaaaatctaataaaatgtgtaagactgtttttatttttagacattCGAAGTTGGactttttatgaaattgaatatttaacgaagaataaagattttaattaggaattttgttgtaattaaaaaatattattcgtgggacttgaaacttttataaGTACACATGATACTACAATTTTCTATAAacaatggtattttaaaaatatttatactaagaaACTATTTACATTTCACACCGTTCTACGGTAAGTCCGGTtttgtttaaaaagtattaataacaataataatgatatagtaatagtacctattataaaatataatgttttcggaaaaaaacaattaacataccgtacctataactataaattataaaagtaaaataaagtataggtactcgAATTATTATGGGTAAACCGAATTCCTAAAACAAACCCCGATAATGAATcccaaaaaacaaatattaggataatattacgtttcctaatatttttacgataatgtaataacttataatgttgtagtacctaggtaatacaattataaaataataataggtataaaatatataaaagcaaGTTAAAtcgtattcaatatttattttaatgtttaaacgtatgttgggtttttttaattgaatgatTATCCTAGTtacttgaattttatttttttcataatttattgttgaactTAGAGGTACTTacagtatttaaatatgaatgaaattaattaaataacaagtaCCAATCCTATTTACCTAATAtatcttttttgtaaataaatatatattcaaacatttccatgtggttgtgagtaaaATTGTAGGGCAATCAGTAATTGGGCCACATTTTATCTACAcgattcgtataaaataattgtttactttttacttCCCGGAGATTGGGCCATAAATTCTTCTATGGGGTTTTTTACGgggatttttatttcattatcttCTTATTCGagttattaagtaataaacatGTTTACACTTCCACTTAGCTTCAatcaaaaattaacatattttattatattaaaaatattgatgcaTTAGCTCCAATAATGTGTCCAAAGTTTTTGAGATATTCAAAAccaccatttttaaaaattaaatacctacatcaattaagtattaacaatatttatattttttctagaatgtgggtatctatagaaaaaaaaatttaatagatttgtacaaaaacataattaaaaatgaacccGATCTCAAATTCTCAAAACTAGCGAGAAGATTATCACAAGAAACTGGAATTGGCTatataacagttaaaaaaactGTTCGAGAATATTTGGGTGGACAACcaataacacaaaaaataaaacaatatggaCCAccggaaaatgaaaaaattggcACTTTCGAGAAATGTAAAATTCTCCAAAAAATTCATAGTTTTTGGTTAAGACAAAAAATACcaacttcaaaaaatatattactcgcCATTAATGCTGATCCGGGTCTTCCATCACTAAACTTTACCTCATTAGAAAAAGTGTTTAAAGACCTACGTATTAAATATACGAGATGCATTCATCAGACGCGTGCTCTTACGGAAACAGAAGATATTGTACTATGGCGTCGTAAATATATAGAAGATATACGGCGCTACCGAAATGAAGGTAGAACTATTTACTATTTGGAAGAGACATGGGTTAACGTCGGGGGATATTCATCCAAAGAATTATGGACCGATATAGAATCTCCGAGAAAAGGCAAACAGATAATTGTCGTGCATATTGGATCGGTCGAAGGTTTCGTGGAGGGGGGTCTGCTATGCTTTGAGTCGAAAAACGATACGTCCAACTACCATGACCATATGAATGAAGACATATTTTATGACTGGTTCTGTGGTATATTACCTTTACTCAAGGAGAACTCCGTTATAGTTTTTGACAACGCGTCACACTATAAGGTAAAAAATCACGTACCCAATACGTCTTGGAATAAgggttgtattttaaaatggtttgaAGGTAAAGGCATAAAATTCGATACGCCACTGAAGAAGGttcaattaattgaaaaagtGAATGAGATAAGAATTATCTTTGACAACTATAAAAGAAGTGTACAAGAagcaataaatcataataaagcTGTTCTACGTTTACCTCCGTACCACTGTCAATTAAGTCCAATGCAGTTAGCATGGGAGGTTGTTATCAACCacgtgaaaattaaaaactgtacgAGTTCTAAGCTGGACGATGTACATCAACTATTTAATGATGGGGTTAAACTAGTAACGACCGAGATGTTGGCCGGTTACGTAAATTCCTCAATTGCGTATGAAGACAAACTTTGGAACCTGGATATCATTACCGATagtattttgaattcaatgatatatcagtagtaattatttgttattgtacctaaagttatataaatatacaaaaagcgATATTGAGCGGATGCCGTTTGTCAGCTTATATTCCtaagacaatttttaattaatttatattactagtggtaattcatttttctattaattgtaaaaaaccataattctttgtttaaattggtatctaattttgtcaaaatttaacatattatttgctCCAGAGTTTCGTCGAAAAAATAGTGCTTTATTTATTGCAAAAGATTCattatgctaaaataaaatatactcttaatgtatatcatttatataaatattgaatttaatatgtttcaatatgaaataaaataaaataccattataatgcttaaggattaaaaataatgaaaaaaagattGTTtagatattgtaaatattatgttatattacgaattataatattactatacaacataatgaaatatcaaagagaaggttttaattaaaaacatttattaaatcggtaatgaataatgtacttattttaataataatgtatgatttataactacacacaatataatgttattaactcattataatattatcatcatctgaGTTACTGTGTAACTTTTGGCTTTAACGGAATTTACATTgcacctatacataataaaacagGTTTAGgacattatatttctataataataatttttttatttttctgtaaaaaattgtttgatgtgGAACATAATATAgagatattgttataaattgttttaatttgtatgattgtttataaaacatgtttgttctagttgttaattgtttattttgatttgttaaattttttttacacatttaacacattaaaaagtatatttaaattgttattcttgtTGTTCTATCATGTAAAAGTTTTAAcactaaaagtaaaatataacttgtaatttttttttataaaaatcatatttaagggTTAAACTGTTAatgaatatttagaaaatatttgagGTATTTCTGGGTTATCTCGGTTACCGAAATATTTACAAGACTACCTGGTATAATCTTTTGGGTTATCTTAAATTCTTAActaccaacatttttaaattaataagtatattttcgaaata
It contains:
- the LOC107884834 gene encoding uncharacterized protein LOC107884834; this encodes MNYENKDPSRIYVFNKNPPGKNVGIYRKKNLIDLYKNIIKNEPDLKFSKLARRLSQETGIGYITVKKTVREYLGGQPITQKIKQYGPPENEKIGTFEKCKILQKIHSFWLRQKIPTSKNILLAINADPGLPSLNFTSLEKVFKDLRIKYTRCIHQTRALTETEDIVLWRRKYIEDIRRYRNEGRTIYYLEETWVNVGGYSSKELWTDIESPRKGKQIIVVHIGSVEGFVEGGLLCFESKNDTSNYHDHMNEDIFYDWFCGILPLLKENSVIVFDNASHYKVKNHVPNTSWNKGCILKWFEGKGIKFDTPLKKVQLIEKVNEIRIIFDNYKRSVQEAINHNKAVLRLPPYHCQLSPMQLAWEVVINHVKIKNCTSSKLDDVHQLFNDGVKLVTTEMLAGYVNSSIAYEDKLWNLDIITDSILNSMIYQ